In the genome of Salvelinus sp. IW2-2015 unplaced genomic scaffold, ASM291031v2 Un_scaffold2087, whole genome shotgun sequence, the window agagacagacagagaggtaaagagacagacagagagctaaagagacagacagagagctaaagagacagacagagagataaagagacagacagagagataaagagacagacagagagatacagagacagacagagagataaagatacagacagagagtgtCTCAGCCCTTACCTGTGTGCGTTGCCCAGTCCCCTGTAGGCTCTCTCCTGGTCCTGAACATGGTTGAGACTCTGAGCCACGGTTAGAAACATCTCACTGTACTTTATAGCTTCTTCAAAGTCTCCCAGAGAGTCATAACAGTCTGCTAGGTTCCCRTAGGCCCTGCCTCTGTCCAGCACACACTCAGCCCCACTCAGCTGCTCCAGCATGGCCAACTGCTGCTCAAAATACCCAATGGCCTCCTCCAGGACGCCCATGTTCATCTTGGCGATGCCCATGTTGCCCTGGACCTGTGCCTCCAYGCGGGCATCTCTGAGGCCCTGTGCCAGGGTGAGCTGGGCCTGGTAGCACTGGAAGGCTGTGGCGTAGTCCGTCAGGGCCATGTGGACGGCTGCCAGGCGGCCCAGAGCACCACACTGCCCCTGTTGGTCGTCTAGAGCGGTGCGGGCAGACAGCTCCTGCTGGTGGAAGGACAGGGCCAGGTCGTACTGACGGAGGAGTCtgggggagggaagaagggagaaaaTCACTATTACTTCTCAGTCAATATTATCTGAAAACATACTGGAAGTTTATAAATAAAATACCAATTTAAATCCTAACTGGATTAGGAGTCTACCTGTGGGCGGAGCCTAGCGCTGAGTATGCGTCGGCCTCCATTTTGTGGCCTTTGACCTCCTGAGCCAGGGTGAGCTGCTGCTGGTAGAACCTCACCGCCCCGGCCACGtcaccccgacacacacacacatcccccaggTTCCCCAGGGCACGGAACACAGcctggacacacacgcacatacacattgTTTTAATGTAGAATCTCACCCCCCCTGCCAAGTCCCCTCCAACACACATGCTGACCGCCTAACGACGCATTCCACCAATACCAGTTGAGCTAGTTACTATCTGCACCTGTGTGTTGTTGAGAACCTGAGCCAGGGACAGCAGGTATGTCTGACAGTCCTCAGCCTTGTTGTATTCCCCCAGGGCTTTGTAGGCCAGACCCAGGTTACAGTAGGCTTTAGCCTGGGACAACTTATCCCCCAGGTCTTTAGCCAGGGCCAGGTCCTGTTCATAATACCTGTTAGGAGAAAGAAGAAAAGGTGTGTTTCCTTCCTCATTTCCTTTTCAAAGTCGACAACTTTCTGTATTTATTTGGAGAGGTCAGGACAATCTTTAACAGCTATTATTATACATACAGATGGATGGAGTGTGTCCGCTACCTGACGGCCTCTCTGTACTGTCCCAGGCAgtagtgtgtgtaggccaggTTGTGGCAGACCTTGCCCTCTTCCTCCAGGTCCTGTAGCTGAGGTGACAGGGTCAGGTACTGCTGGTAGTAGGGAACCGCCTGGACATACTCCCTTCTACAGCAGTGGAAGTTACCCAggttacctacacacacacacacacacactttaccttTAGGAATCAATAAAGTATATTTAAATTCTTCATTTGTTGGTTTGTCCCCCTGTCTCGGTTACCTGGTGCCCTGTGGTGTGCTCTGTCCGTCTGTTACCTAGTGCCCTGGTCgtgctctgtctgtctaaccTAGTGCCCTGGTCGTGCTCTGTCCGTCTGTTACCTAGTGCCCTGGCGTGCTCTGTCTGTCTATACCTAGTGCCCTGGTCGTGCTCGTCCGTCTGTTACCTAGTGCCCTGGTCgtgctctgtctgttctgttaccTAGTGCCCTGGTCGTGCTCTGTCCGTCTGTTACCTAGTGCCCTGGTCGTGCTCTGTCGTTCTGTTCTGTTTGCCTGgtcgtgctgtctgtctgttacctAGTCCCTGGTCGTGCTCTGTCGTCTGTTACCTAGTGCCTGGTcgtgctctgttctgtctgttaccTAGTGCCCTGGTcgtgctctgtctgtcttttaCCTAGTGCCCTGGTCGCTCTGTTGTCTGTTACCTAGTGCCCTGGTCGTGCTCTGTCCGTCTGTTACCTATGCCCGGTCgtgccgtctgtctgtctgttacctaGTACCCGGTCGTGCTCTGTCCGTCTGTTACCTAGTGCCCTGGTCGTGCTCTGTCCGTCTGTTACTAGTGCTTTGGTCGGCTCGGTCTGTTACCTAGTGCCCTgcgtcatgtctgtctgtctgttactagTGCCTGGtcgtgctctgtctgtctgttttaccTGGTGCCCTGGtcgtgctctgtctgtctgttacctaGTGCCCTGGTCGTGCTCTGTCTGTACCTAGTGCCCTGGTCGTGCTCTGTCCGTCTGTTACCTAGTGCCCTGGTCGTGCTCTGTCGTCTGTTACCTGTGCCTGGtcgtgctctgtctgtctgttatcagCCTTGGtcgtgctctgtctgtctgttacctaGTGCcgtgtgtctctgtctttctgttactTTGCCCTGGTTCTGGTCTGTCTTACCTAGTGCCCTTGGtcgtgctctgtctgtctgttacctagtggccctgtgtgtgtctgtctgttaccTAGTCCCTGGtcgtgctctgtctgtctgtcactagtTCCCTGgttgtgctctgtctgtctgttacctaGTGCCCTGTCGTgcccttttcttttttctctcccttttctcttttctttcgcCCGTCTTTTTCGTGGCTTTTCCTTCTTATCTCCTTCTTCATGTCTGTCTTACCTAGACCTGTCGTGCTCTGTCTTCTTTACCTATTGcctgggtgggggggtggggcggggtgggcggggcggggggggcgggcggggccgttgctctgtctgtctgttacctaGTGCCCTGGccgtgctctgtctgtctgttacctaGTGCCCTGGtcgtgctctgtctgtctgttacctaGTGCCCTGGTcgtgacctgtctgtctgttacctAGTGCTCTGGccgtgctctgtctgtctgttacctaGTGCCCTGGtcgtgctctgtctgtctgttacctaGTGCCCTGGCCGTGCTCTGTGTGTCTCGTAGTTCGCGTGCGATGGTCAGGTGGTGCAGGTAATGCTGGAGAGCCTGGTCGTGAGCGCCCAGAGCCTGATAGGCTACAGCCAGGTTACCATGGGTAGAGGCCTGGGAGGGCCGGTCATTCACCtgggagaggaaagaaaggtcaaTACCAGGTGTGTATCTGACGCCTATGATACCGTACAGCCTGGTCGTACATCCCCAgagcactctgtgtgtgtgttcgttcatgtgtatgtgtgttcacgTGTGTATCCTCACCTCTAGTGATATGTGCAGCTCCTGCCGGTGGTAGCGCACAGCCTGGTCGTACATCCCCAGAGCGTTGTAGGCATTGCCCATGTTCCCATAGGCCCTGCCCTGAGCAGCATGGTCCCCCAGCTCCTGGACCAAACACAGGTGGGCCTTGTGGAGCTTCAACGCTGCATCGTACTCCCCCTTCATCTGGTGGATTATACCTGAGAGAGAGGCAGTCCATTGGAGCGAAAGTGAGTGACGGCTAAGCAGAGATTAGAGATCAGACATGAGGATGACCAATTAGGATCACAGCCAACCGTCTGACACAGACACTGAGCACGTTCAGGAGGACAGAACGTCTAACAGTGAATCATGTTGGttcatttctatctgcaacgttcaaaGCGTTTCACATCCCTGAATACACCCAtgtccgagtgtgtgtgtgtgtgtgtgtgtgggtatcagAGCTAGAGTATCTGCATCAAACAGGACAAGAGTGAGAGGATTGAAAGAGGGAGCAAAGGTGGAGGAGAGACacatagggaagagagagagagagaggtagggggtgTCGAGACAGCAGATGGATCATTAATACATGGCCCTGATGTCTCTCCGTCTGatccagtatgtgtgtgtgtgtgtgtgtgtgtgtgtggtgtgtgtgtgtgtgtgtgtgtgtgtgtgtgtgtgtgtgtgtaggctagagGGTCAGTTCAAAATGGAATGGAGCATGAGATGGGCTAAGCTAGCTTGGCATTCTGAGTGGAGAAGCTTTCTTTCATCCTGAACACAGCCCTGATGTGACAAGAGGCAAAGTGCTTAGCAGGTTGTATATGGAAGGGTACCATAACATTTTCAATGCCTTTCTAATGTACAAAAACATGTCTGTCAATAATATATCAATGGTTTGTTACTTATCCCAAAATCTTTATTCAAAAGAATTTCCTGCCAGGAACATTTGACATTGAAAGCTTGAATGATCTATCAATGTTGGCCTAATCAATGTCACTGCAGCAATTCTCTTTTAACGGAGTAGATTCTGATCTGCAGCTCAACAGACTTGTGAAAGAAATTAAAAGGTTCAAAATGAGCAAAATACAATTACAGAATTTGCAAACACTCAAATTCCTCTTCTATCCGTGTCTCTGTTTGCTGGGCCTGCACCCCGATGCGATACACCATTTTCTCCCCTGTGTATTTGGTCTTGTCGAAGACAGCCATTTTATCCGGTAGGGCCTTCAGTGGGGTCCTGTGCTCCTCCCTCCATTGGGTAGCAGCCTTCTCCAAAGAAACTGTGGCCTGCATGCTCAGGcacacactccacacacgcacactcaaggCAGATGCGGTAGCTCCCAAAAAACAGATGAAGCTGCAGGTGATGATCTTAACTTCTTCACTGAGTGACATGAGCCTGACGTGTGGGTGTTCAGGGCAGGAGActgaactgggacatgttcagtaCACAAACGttacgttgcagatagaaatgccatgaatagagctgacatgattccttTTTCTTATTTATATAGATATGCTTATTCTACATgccagagaggcatgtttgttcgacacatagccacaggaagtaggAGTGCTGGAGGTGTTGCAGCACATATTGgtaaattgaaataaaattgGCAAAATTATATAATTCATCTTGTctgtacataaataaataaaatcattcaaaaataCTACACCAGAGAGTATGGAAGTTCAATAgcgtatttttttaaatagccgTGGATGGTTTTAAATCATAAGCACAGTACATAGCCTAGGCTTTCACCTCGATCAGACTGACAGCATCATTttgttttggtacaccagaaatacatttatttccaatggaacgctgtgtttgccttgcagcattgctttgcagaggcagttgcagtgtgttctgtgATGCATACGTTGGAacatatgcatcaaattgtatgtgtaGACATGACAGATATAGAAGaaaaaggtgaatgttgaactttttttGCACACATATCTAGTATACATTTTGGGTTACATAATGAAAAGAGTTTGACTGCAGAATTTATTACGCAGTATTGATGCAAATACCCTGTCGGTCTGATTGAGGCATTAAGCCTTGTGCACACCAACTGTGTCAAACTGCATGCGTTCCAGCGGCAATCAGCACCGCTTGGAAATTTAGAAATCAAACTGTTGAAAAGACTGTAATCTGTTTGTAGTTAGGCTACCAAAATCCGTTCCCAATATTGAGTGACCAGCAGAcagcatctgccatgccgttaaATGCACATATTCCCAGAATCACATCCTTCTCTTACTTTATTATTGGGTGAGTCTACTATTGGGTGAGTCTACTATTGGGTGAGTCTACTATTGGGTGAGTCAAGTTTtgtaggactataatttcctccacCAGGATAGATGGACTTCATATTGTACAATCTGTGTCTCCCCTCTTTCTGTAGGCCTAGATTGTatcatttttattgatctcagttcATTTCAGTCATTTTTGTGCTacacagtttttttttctgatgtagaattgcatgaaatgcatttttAAAAGGACAATGTTTACCCCTGGCGCGGATCTCAGATCTCAGCGCTTTGTCCAGAACGGTATTTCTTACAAACAAACAGTCATGAGCTAAATTAAATGAGACTACATTTACTACTGTTAGGCCTACCGAATCTATTCCTAGACCTAggctactcatcacattaggaacTGTATCTTACTGTTAGGCCTACCGAATCTATTCCTAGACCTAGGCTACCTCATCACCATTAGCAAGTCTACTTAgaggtgagtgagtggagtgaagtgagtgagtggagttggagtgagtgagtgagtgagtgagtgagtgagtgagtgagtgagtgagtgagtgagtgagtgagtgagtgagtgagtgagtgagtgagagcctGAGAGCCTGATTCAGTAAGCGTGAAATGTGATCCCTGTAACCCCATAACCCACTGACAGTGTATGTTTTCTACACTACCAAGGACAGAACCTCACACTGAGCTCTATGGACTGACTTGAACTAGCCTGCCTGAAAACCAACAGCTAAAACACTGACACTCTTGGAATAGAGGACTATGCTATCATTGAAGAGGTatgtggatgatgatgatgatggtgtatgTAGCGCAAGTAAGCGTTTTCAggtgtgtgttcatgtatgtatgtatgtattaggaAAAGGAGAGCTGCCCCATCAGGGGTGCAGAGATAAGAGGATTACAGAGGAACCTGAGTCTGCAGGAATACTAGTGCACATTAACCCCCCCGGGGTCAGGCATCCTCCCagaacgtgcacacacacacacacctgacggTGCCAGGGGGCATGTTAGTGGTATGGCGATAAGGCTTTGGTATTCCCCAGCAGCAGCTCTGAGATAGCCAGCAGTTAACGGATTAGAAGTAATGTAATATTACAAGAGATCCTATAACAGTCTGTTAGGCTGAGGCAGCACTGGAAGCTTATAGGGAGAGTCGCTACCCATATTCTACACACTGGGATGTGAGTGTATAacagtcagtgtgtttgtgtgtgtctatactTTGTGCTTATACGGTCCTAGGTTATCTAGGTGTTGGGCAAGCCTTCAGACATGACCAACTCCCCAACCAGCTTCAGCCTGCTAACATGGTAATGTTGGTAATGAAGCTTTAAATGGCCCAGTCACAAACCACTAAGGAGTTCTACTAGACTCCTTCAGCCAATGACCTACTTGAGCTGTTAATGAACTGTCAGATGGATTCCATAAAATATCACTTTAAACTGATAACacttatcattaaaaaaaaatggatttaacctttatttaactaggcaagttagttaagaacaaattcttatttacaatgacggcctacacca includes:
- the LOC112072915 gene encoding tetratricopeptide repeat protein 28-like — its product is MKGEYDAALKLHKAHLCLVQELGDHAAQGRAYGNMGNAYNALGMYDQAVRYHRQELHISLEVNDRPSQASTHGNLAVAYQALGAHDQALQHYLHHLTIARELRDTQSTARALGNLGNFHCCRREYVQAVPYYQQYLTLSPQLQDLEEEGKVCHNLAYTHYCLGQYREAVRYYEQDLALAKDLGDKLSQAKAYCNLGLAYKALGEYNKAEDCQTYLLSLAQVLNNTQAVFRALGNLGDVCVCRGDVAGAVRFYQQQLTLAQEVKGHKMEADAYSALGSAHRLLRQYDLALSFHQQELSARTALDDQQGQCGALGRLAAVHMALTDYATAFQCYQAQLTLAQGLRDARXEAQVQGNMGIAKMNMGVLEEAIGYFEQQLAMLEQLSGAECVLDRGRAYGNLADCYDSLGDFEEAIKYSEMFLTVAQSLNHVQDQERAYRGLGNAHR